From one Anopheles cruzii chromosome 3, idAnoCruzAS_RS32_06, whole genome shotgun sequence genomic stretch:
- the LOC128275293 gene encoding eukaryotic translation initiation factor 2 subunit 3-like, which translates to MSSADQQTSTATTGQPHLQQQDLSKLDITKLTPLSPEVISRQATINIGTIGHVAHGKSTVVKAISGVQTVRFKNELERNITIKLGYANAKIYKCDNPKCLRPTCFTSGGSSKDDSFPCYRPACTGRFQLVRHVSFVDCPGHDILMATMLNGAAVMDAALLLIAGNESCPQPQTSEHLAAIEIMKLKHIIILQNKIDLVKDTQAKEQYDQIVKFVQGTVAEGAPIIPISAQLKYNIEVLCEYITKKIPIPPRNFIDPPRLIVIRSFDVNKPGCEVNDLKGGVAGGSILRGVLKVGQEIEVRPGLVSKDAEGKLTCKPIFSRIVSLYTEQNELQFAVPGGLIGVGTKIEPTLCRADRLVGQVLGAVGALPNIFIELEVSYYLLKRLLGVRMEGDKKGAKVQKLVRHEMLLVNIGSLSTGGRVVATRADLAKIALTNPVCTEKNEKIALSRRVENHWRLIGWGQIRGGTVIEPLKEN; encoded by the exons ATGTCGTCCGCTGACCAGCAAACCTCGACGGCCACCACTGGTCAACCGCATCTACAGCAGCAGGATCTGTCTAAGCTG GACATTACCAAGCTGACCCCACTTTCGCCGGAAGTAATTTCTCGACAGGCTACGATCAATATCGGAACCATTGGTCATGTAGCGCACGGAAAATCGACAGTTGTTAAAGCCATTTCTGGCGTACAGACCGTACGCTTCAAGAACGAGCTGGAGCGCAACATTACAATTAAACTTG GTTACGCCAATGCGAAGATTTACAAATGTGACAATCCGAAATGCCTACGGCCGACGTGCTTCACATCCGGCGGTTCGAGCAAGGACGACAGCTTCCCATGCTACCGTCCGGCCTGTACCGGTCGCTTCCAGTTGGTGCGCCACGTCAGCTTCGTCGACTGCCCCGGCCACGACATTCTCATGGCAACGATGTTGAACGGTGCCGCCGTTATGGATGCCGCCCTGCTGCTGATTGCCGGCAACGAGTCATGCCCGCAGCCCCAAACGTCCGAGCATCTGGCCGCGATCGAGATCATGAAGTTAAagcacatcatcatcctgcagAACAAGATCGACCTGGTGAAGGACACGCAGGCGAAGGAACAGTACGATCAGATCGTAAAGTTTGTGCAGGGCACGGTGGCCGAAGGGGCCCCGATCATTCCGATATCGGCCCAGCTCAAGTACAACATCGAGGTACTGTGCGAGTACATTACGAAGAAGATTCCGATCCCGCCACGAAACTTTATCGATCCACCGCGGCTCATCGTGATCCGCTCGTTCGACGTCAACAAGCCGGGCTGTGAGGTGAACGATCTGAAGGGTGGCGTGGCCGGTGGTTCGATTCTGCGCGGTGTCCTCAAGGTCGGCCAGGAGATCGAGGTTCGGCCCGGCCTGGTGAGCAAAGATGCCGAGGGCAAGCTGACCTGCAAGCCCATCTTCTCGCGCATCGTTTCGCTGTACACCGAGCAAAACGAGCTGCAGTTTGCCGTGCCCGGTGGTCTGATCGGGGTCGGCACGAAGATCGAACCAACGCTCTGCCGTGCCGATCGGTTGGTCGGCCAGGTGCTGGGAGCCGTCGGTGCGCTGCCGAACATCTTCATCGAACTGGAAGTGTCGTACTACCTGCTGAAGCGTCTGCTCGGCGTGCGCATGGAAGGTGACAAGAAGGGCGCCAAGGTGCAGAAGCTGGTGCGCCACGagatgctgctggtgaacATCGGTTCACTGAGTACcggcggccgggtggtggccacgcgtgccgatttggccaaaattgccCTCACCAACCCCGTGTGTACGGAGAAGAACGAAAAGATCGCCCTCAGTCGGCGTGTCGAGAACCATTGGCG TTTGATTGGCTGGGGTCAGATTCGTGGCGGAACCGTTATTGAACCGttgaaggaaaattaa
- the LOC128274216 gene encoding uncharacterized protein LOC128274216 gives MHQCRKLTRRNLFILLTVGVVYLLLDHFFNGDDYGDNREKLVLIEESIKSLANQGACKMPSLPVDSPEMLSFLKDEPPIECGSELQDWVACEKGVCNIKPEVIKEKGKITCDYADVLRQSDFKLSFGETTRTSDSYTLQGSDFVRAKCWTESRTERWQGLLIGIRQDATLRTRSSWNKEFALNVLMLGFDSLSRNAFQRKLPKAYKYLTKYLGADVLQGYNIVGDGTPQALIPLLTGFTELELPDTRRRMKNTEYVNVYPLIWKDYEKYGYVTAFNEDVPNIGTFSYRLNGFDEQPTDHYMRTYYLAIEAYLSYYKRLCIGAKPRHKVMLDYTREFMTSYRPGTPRFVFSFHGELSHDSINLIGVADTDLTNWLVELKQSGILNSTVLVLMSDHGNRFAEVRNTLQGKQEERLPFFSFTFPEWFKSHYREQYENFRQNLHHLVTPFDVHETLQDILTLQTLKTKQRPAVSRATSLFDVIPQNRSCADAYIEPHWCACLNWQTINDTASSEEVFRSAKTIVDTINRHTERHRGICALLTLDEIRWAARLEPHRDLVRFKQNRDRDGFLGDFSSDAIRVAHDMYQVKLVTNPSKAIYEASVLYDRLNNRFRVKLGDISRINKYGEQANCIYERDPEMRKFCYCTTDDH, from the exons ATGCACCAATGCCGCAAGCTAACGCGCCGGAACTTGTTCATTCTGCTAACGGTCGGCGTGGTCTACTTGCTGCTGGATCATTTTTTCAACGGAGATGACTACGGAGACAACAGGGAAAAGTT AGTTTTGATTGAAGAATCAATTAAATCGTTGGCCAATCAGGGCGCCTGCAAAATGCCTAGCCTGCCGGTGGATTCACCGGAAATGCTGAGCTTCCTCAAGGATGAACCGCCGATCGAATGCGGCAGCGAACTGCAGGACTGGGTGGCCTGTGAG AAGGGCGTATGCAACATTAAACCGGAAGTGATCAAAGAGAAGGGCAAGATAACGTGTGACTATGCTGACGTTTTGCGGCAGAGTGATTTTAAGCTGTCGTTCGGGGAAACGACACGCACCAGCGACAGCTACACGTTGCAAGGAAGCGATTTTGTCCGTGCAAAGTGTTGGACCGAAAGTCGCACGGAACGGTGGCAGGGACTGCTCATCGGGATACGACAGGACGCAACCCTCCGCACACGTTCCAGCTGGAACAAAGAGTTCGCCTTGAACGTCTTGATGCTCGGGTTTGATTCGCTCAGCCGAAACGCATTCCAGCGCAAGCTGCCCAAGGCATACAAGTACCTCACGAAATACCTCGGGGCCGATGTACTGCAGGGCTACAATATCGTTGGTGATGGAACGCCGCAAGCGTTGATACCGCTCCTGACGGGCTTCACCGAGTTGGAACTGCCCGATACACGGCGCCGCATGAAAAATACCGAGTACGTGAATGTGTATCCGTTGATCTGGAAGGACTACGAAAAGTATGGCTACGTGACGGCCTTCAATGAGGACGTCCCAAACATTGGAACGTTCTCCTATCGCCTCAATGGATTCGACGAGCAGCCGACGGATCACTACATGCGCACCTACTACCTGGCGATTGAGGCGTACCTGAGCTACTACAAACGATTGTGCATCGGGGCAAAACCGCGCCACAAGGTGATGCTGGACTACACGCGCGAGTTCATGACGAGTTACCGGCCCGGGACGCCTCGGTTCGTGTTCAGCTTCCACGGTGAGCTGTCGCACGATTCAATTAACCTGATCGGTGTGGCCGACACCGATCTCACCAACTGGCTGGTGGAGCTAAAGCAATCGGGTATTCTAAACAGCACCGTCCTGGTGCTCATGTCCGACCACGGGAACCGATTCGCTGAGGTACGCAACACGCTGCAGGGAAAACAGGAAGAGCGCTTGCCATTCTTTAGCTTCACTTTTCCCGAGTGGTTCAAGTCGCACTACCGGGAGCAGTACGAGAACTTTCGGCAAAATCTGCACCACCTCGTAACGCCATTCGATGTCCACGAGACACTGCAGGACATACTGA CACTCCAAACactgaaaacgaaacagagaCCGGCGGTGTCACGTGCCACGTCGCTGTTTGATGTTATTCCGCAGAACCGCTCGTGTGCCGATGCGTACATTGAGCCGCACTGGTGTGCCTGTTTGAACTGGCAAACGATCAACGATACGGCGTCCTCGGAGGAGGTGTTTCGCTCCGCCAAAACCATCGTGGACACGATCAACAGGCACACGGAGCGGCACCGTGGTATCTGTGCGCTGCTGACGCTCGACGAGATCCGTTGGGCTGCGCGACTAGAGCCGCATCGGGACCTGGTGCGCTTTAAGcagaaccgggaccgggatggGTTTCTCGGAGACTTTTCCTCGGATGCGATCAGGGTTGCGCACGATATGTACCAGGTCAAGCTGGTCACTAACCCAAGCAAAGCGATCTACGAAGCAAGCGTGCTGTACGATCGTCTCAACAATCGCTTTCGCGTGAAACTGGGCGACATCTCGCGCATCAACAAGTACGGTGAGCAGGCCAACTGCATCTACGAGCGTGATCCGGAAATGCGCAAGTTCTGCTACTGCACGACGGACGATCACTGA